In Gossypium arboreum isolate Shixiya-1 chromosome 3, ASM2569848v2, whole genome shotgun sequence, the sequence ATGCAATCAATCACTTGATTTTTACAATGCTTCAGCAAAACCCAAATCCAGAATTCAACAAGCCACGAAGTCACTTACATACTTGAATGAACAATTATTTCGAATCACAAAGACGATACACGAGAAACAGGTACGTACGTTtacccttttaaatttttatcaattACGATGAATATCAACGATAAGAGAATCAGAAAATCGTATTATGATGAACAGTTCGAAGAACGCCAAGCTTATAATAGGTTATATGATTTGAAATATAAAGAGAAGGGATTTAGAAGTATGTGGACAAATAAAGGGAAGCAAATGGCTGCTTTGAAACGAGATCTCGATAAGCTTACTTTTGCTAATAGTGCTTATAAGGAGAGATCTATCAACACACAAGGCAAGATTAATAGCCATGTAAGCATGTTTTTCGTATTTTTCGATGTTGGTTTTCGTGAAAAGTaatttgattgattgattgaTGTAAAGTTTCGATTCTAGAATTTGTGTTTCCGAATGCATCATGAAACTGGAAATATGGTGAAAGAAAAGAAGCTGTTGAAAGATGTGAATGCCGGTCAGAAAGGATTAAACGATTCGGGTCCGTCAGTGGTCGAAGAAATATCCGATCGGGTAAGTATATTTGATTCAATGATTGGAACTCATTTGTTTCCCCtttatttgttgaattcattTTTGTTGTGAAAACAGATATGGAGATTGAGGTGGGACATTAGAAGGAATTATTTCATCCCAAGACCTGCAATAAGGGTTGATGAAGAACAAGTTCTTAAAGAGATTAATGAGCTCAAATGGGCTAGAGATAAAGCCTTTGCTAATGCTCCTATAAAGGGGAAGATCTGGAATTCATTGCCTTCAAAAAATGTCATCAAACAACAAATTAAGGTAACAAATTTAACCAATGTTTGTGAGTCTAGTCAAGTCGAGTTAAGCTACGAACTAAGCTCGTAAACCTTAGATTGTTTATTTGTAAAGAAAAGCTTAGACCCACTTTGATACTTGAATTTGGCAACTAAATTTATTTTCGTCTCTAAACTTGGATTCCGACCAGTATACTGGTTTGAAAAAAGGGTTGAACTAGTTGAATTAGAAACTActtgaaaatgataaaaattgaaaactttgaaaaaaaacCACTAGTTGAACATGTTgaagtttaatattttttaattttttttatgaatttttaattgctgTTGGTCTAGCAGTTGAACCCATTAATCAAATTAATCAAGAATTAATGGTCTAATCGATTTAAACACCGGTTCGGTTATTAGAACACTGCATGTGACATTCTAAGATTACATCCCATCATCACCTAAaagtttatataatttttaaaattctttttaaaaaaattatattaaaccatttgtaaaatatgaaaacatTGGTTTAAATTGGTTTGATTTTGTTAAAATACAGGCAATGGAAGAGGCTTTGAATGAAGAAGATAGGAAGGAGCATATGCAGATTAGAGGTGAAATAGAAGTGGTGAAGAGAGAAATAAATGGTGTAAAGAAGAGTATAGCTTCTTTGAAGAGGCAATTGTTGGATGTTCGTAGGAAAAAAGGGGAAGCTTACAAAATTATTTTGAAGTTAATTAAGACTCAAAATCAACCTATTTGATAGTTCCTTGTTGTATATCTCAATATATTATGATGCATTGGTATATAAATTCTTCAACATGCAACCTTGGTTCAAGCAAAATTTGTCTATGTTAGTAGTGCAATTCTATAATCCTTGATGGTATTGGATAGTAGTGCACAAAAATTGGGTGTGGTCACATTGTAGAAAGTGTGAagagtcattgaaattttttatttcagCAAGTTCATGAGATTAGAGAAATTTTTTAGAGAGATTTGATAGTATTTTAAGATAGGGACGAAGCCAGAATAATTTTTTAGGgggccgaatgaaattttaattttttatagtttatatctttataatttttaaagtattaaatcaaatttttataattttagggggcaagtgtaattttacttttactaaatttaaaattttaaaaattttaaagggtctaaattgtaaatttttattttaaatgggTCGGGGCTCTTGCTAGCCCCTCTAGATTCGCCTCTGCTCTGGGAGCTTCCATCTTCTTGTGATGGAGAAACTCTAATGTGGGTCCTGATGGAATAATTGATGCGTTATTTTATATGAGATGGTTGTAGGGACATGACTCGTTTATTAAAATGTGATGAAGTGATCTAACGATAATATTCATGTCTAAAGCTGTCATGAGGTTACCTACAATTAGCCATGCCCAagatgaaatgtgccattgacaTTGATGAACACACATTTTAGGATAGGGAATTATAATTTAATGAGGCATATCAAGATTAACATCAACCTCAACACAAATTTTAGCATAAGGAAATTACATAACATGTTCTCAATGTAAGATTCaaaatgtatgtatgtatgtatgtatgtattacTTGGAGCTGTTTATGATTTCACATTGACATCATGATATTACATAACATGTGCACAAGAATCTGCATATTGCATTGATTATTCTTCATAGCGGTTTTTTTCATATGATTTAAATCCAAATATCTGAAGTGCAGTCACCACCTGGATATCTCATCTCATGAGCCATACAAGGACCATCAGGTTCAGCTCCAAAATCGATGAAAAAGTTTGGATTTATTTTAAGACCGCCTTTCATGGTGTCGACGTCGATCTGCAACATGTGGGAACCTTTCTCCACAAGTTCCGGATAGAATTGTCGATCCCATGTGCTGAATAACGAGTTCGTCGCATATAGTCGCTTACCGTCTAGGCTCAACTGGATCATATTCGGTCCCCCTCTTAATTGATGTCCCTATAACCAACGTTCATCGATTGTCATCGATATGATTAATCCGACAAGTCGATATGAATGTTAGAACAGACCTGGATTTCCGGAACATCGGATTGCCATGTTTTGCCATCTTCTGTCACAGCCACTACAGGGCTTCCTTTTCGAACCAATCCTCCAACGTATACTTGGCCGACCAAGACTGGATTTTTGGGGTCCTCAATGTTATATTGTCGGATATCTCCTTGCAACCAGTTGATAAAATACAGAAACCGATCGTCGAGAGAGATTAAGATGTCAGTTATAAATCCAGGCAATTCGGGAAGTATCCAATTTTGTACCTTCAATGGTTTCACTGAGATTACCACCTGCAGAAGTTAATCAATAAGGCTTGTCCAAGGTTATGAGCATTGACAATGCAAGATTATATGTTCCAAGTTCCGACCTCATGGCTCCATGATCCATCTTGGGTTTTGAAAAACCGAACGATGTTACTCGTGTAGGCACACCCAACGTACCCTGTATCTTTACATGGATCATGCAAGAACCTCAtctgcaatgaaatgaaacagaACTACGTATCGTCTTCGAGCAAAACTGAGTTAAAAACAAAGTCGAAACAAGTAATTAATCACCTCTAAGGGTGTGAGACCAGTTTCACCGAGATCCAACGTTTGTTTAAGTTCACCATCAGGCCAGCTATACACATGCAAATGTCTAGCATACAAACCATCTTTAACATGCTGGATATTGAAACCTCGGGTGAAGGTAGCCGGAGCACCCAAAGACGAGCCGATCATCGTTCTATGTCGAGGTTGGTACCAAAAATCGTAGCTAAACAGAGGACTATGCCCTGGTTTCTCCCACCTGATGATTTTTTACAAGTGACGGTTATTCACAATTCGTTTATACATTGTTTCAGTTCATCGTATTTACCTCCCTTTGACGTTGAATTCGGAATCAAGGAGGAGAAATCCATTCCCTTTAGCATTTCCATCTTTGTCTCCGAGACACGATATCATTATATCCCCGGAAGCAAGGCAATGCGACGTGTGCGGATACGCTAAGCCGGTCTTCTCGACGATATCCTCGGATTGTACCACTTTATGCAAAGAGGGAGCCTTGGGATTCTTCTGTGTGTCAATCACATAAACACGACCAGACCTACGAACAAGCAGCACCTTGGTACCTTAACGACATAGATATGTTCGTATCTATCGATATAATATGAAAATCCGGGATAATTGCTTACACGACTGAAGGCAAGATTAGAAAACTTCGAGTGGTTGATGGATCACCATGGCAAGAGCTGCATGCATTCCATCCTGAGTGATGTAGTTCATCACCTATATATGGCATAGATAGCCTGTGGATGACTTTAGAATAAGTTGACGAGTTTGGATCTATATCAACCGTTGCTAAAAAATCAGGCTTCTTTCTTCCGGTTCCTGCATACATCATACAATTATATTCATACAAATCCATTGAAAAAACTCATTTTTAAAGttcagaaaatcattaaaaaaaaactaaggGAAAAAGTACCATTATAAATACAATTAACATAAAGAAGAGTTTCTTTAGGACCAGACATGGCTTCCAATGGAGTTGCATATCCAGGTCCTGTTCTCTTACAACACCCCATTTCTTCCCTcattttctctcctttttttttttctcttacaaaaatattaatttatttttctaataGTTACTGAAAAACATTGGGAAAATCCTCTGTAATTTATAGGCTATTGGGTCTATACGGCAGAATCTTGGGATTAGATTCGATAGGTTAAATTCtgtaatttatgaaaattatagatttagtccccgtaatttaattaatttcagtctttatattttttgaatcgGTCAATTTTAGTCTTGACTTAAACAACAAAgcttaaatatatttgattaaattaaattattagtcTTGTACTACGCATATAAGTATAAATTTAGTCTATATTCTCTAAAAGGATCATTCTAAATTCCtacacttttcaaaatttgaaatttcattcTTGACGAAAATTTCAGTTACTAATCTATTAATTGAGTTTTTAGTAAGGTCAAAATAATAAACTGACATgacattacacatatgataatatgtttatcGTATCAAAATTTGAAGATATCATAAATTTCATAAAGGTACAAGACAAGTTTCATAAAACATAGggactaataataaaatttaaccatttgATTGAATTTGAAGTTAAATCAAactgattttttatttttgacgCAATATCTAGAACTACTCATAGTTTCTTCCCAAttcataaataggaagataatattTTTTAACGCACTCAAACTCACGTTCTTCTATATTAACAATAATTCGTATACCAATTAAGTTAAAACTCAATCAAATAGGATCTTTAGATTGGAATTCAAATCTTTGACTGTAATTAAATGTTATTtggaataaaattaatttttaattttttaatttttcttcttaCAAAAATGTCCAACATTGTGAGGCGAAAATGTTCCCCTTCGTATGAAAATGTCCCATGGGAATTatcgaaaataaataaataaaagcctTAGCGGGTTTTGTATCTATCAATTTTTCCTATGGGCGCGGTGTTTCGAGATTCTCGATTTTCCTTACACATTTCAACATTAGTCTCATCTGACGGTGGTTAGATTGCCACGTGTCTTAAGTTTGGAGAACTGGAGACATTTGTGTTTGTCCAATGGAATCATGTCCGAATGTATAAGTGGGACCAATGTTGGTACACGTGGCAAAGTTGGATTAGCTGCCAGTTAATTTAGTGAAGTCCAATGTTAAAAGGCATTTAATCGGAAGTCGATTAGAATTAAGATATATTGCTAGATTAACCCCCTAACATTACATTATCTATCAATTTGACTCACATACAGATTACACtgattgttattt encodes:
- the LOC128290316 gene encoding uncharacterized protein LOC128290316 codes for the protein MHHETGNMVKEKKLLKDVNAGQKGLNDSGPSVVEEISDRIWRLRWDIRRNYFIPRPAIRVDEEQVLKEINELKWARDKAFANAPIKGKIWNSLPSKNVIKQQIKAMEEALNEEDRKEHMQIRGEIEVVKREINGVKKSIASLKRQLLDVRRKKGEAYKIILKLIKTQNQPI
- the LOC108475362 gene encoding selenium-binding protein 1-like; the protein is MREEMGCCKRTGPGYATPLEAMSGPKETLLYVNCIYNGTGRKKPDFLATVDIDPNSSTYSKVIHRLSMPYIGDELHHSGWNACSSCHGDPSTTRSFLILPSVVSGRVYVIDTQKNPKAPSLHKVVQSEDIVEKTGLAYPHTSHCLASGDIMISCLGDKDGNAKGNGFLLLDSEFNVKGRWEKPGHSPLFSYDFWYQPRHRTMIGSSLGAPATFTRGFNIQHVKDGLYARHLHVYSWPDGELKQTLDLGETGLTPLEMRFLHDPCKDTGYVGCAYTSNIVRFFKTQDGSWSHEVVISVKPLKVQNWILPELPGFITDILISLDDRFLYFINWLQGDIRQYNIEDPKNPVLVGQVYVGGLVRKGSPVVAVTEDGKTWQSDVPEIQGHQLRGGPNMIQLSLDGKRLYATNSLFSTWDRQFYPELVEKGSHMLQIDVDTMKGGLKINPNFFIDFGAEPDGPCMAHEMRYPGGDCTSDIWI